One window of the Candidatus Nitrospira nitrosa genome contains the following:
- the pilO gene encoding type 4a pilus biogenesis protein PilO → MRKRLIALLQHPFAPLLPWGGIAIGLFVALIFVQSIGLADLQAKRQRVEAEWETVRQSLVHHREARNAAKDLTQVWALLPGERDFGPLALGISDEAKREGVVLPALSYKTEPTTVAHTTKGLLQGSMSGRYEDLRRFIHDLETADELLFIEDLELNRAGSLQNAALTFNIKIATYLRADHEKRNIQEIIH, encoded by the coding sequence ATGAGAAAGCGTCTGATCGCATTGCTGCAGCATCCCTTTGCTCCATTACTTCCCTGGGGCGGCATCGCGATTGGGCTTTTTGTGGCACTGATCTTTGTACAGTCTATTGGGCTCGCAGATCTGCAAGCCAAGCGTCAACGGGTAGAGGCAGAATGGGAAACTGTTCGCCAGTCGTTGGTGCATCACCGAGAAGCGAGGAATGCCGCCAAGGATCTAACTCAGGTATGGGCGTTGCTTCCTGGTGAGCGAGACTTTGGCCCACTGGCATTGGGGATTTCGGATGAGGCCAAGCGTGAGGGGGTTGTTCTACCGGCGTTGTCCTACAAGACGGAACCTACCACTGTCGCCCATACGACCAAAGGGCTATTACAGGGGTCGATGAGTGGGCGATACGAGGATCTCCGGCGATTCATCCATGATCTGGAGACTGCAGACGAGTTATTGTTCATTGAGGATCTGGAGTTGAATCGAGCCGGGAGTCTACAGAATGCAGCTCTGACCTTTAACATAAAAATCGCAACCTATTTAAGAGCGGATCACGAGAAACGGAACATCCAGGAGATAATTCACTAG
- a CDS encoding type II secretion system F family protein: protein MIQGSLEGEGEAAVRAKLESQGLLVFSLNRRGAHSMPSPRSWSFGGLPLGQFMIFNQELLALIKSGLPILRVWDLLIDRAGHPGFRQVLRDVKEDIRSGASASEALAKHTAYFPDLYVATIKAGEQSGNLSEVLQRYVVYLKLMIGLRQKMTKAISYPIFLVVIGVAVIGFLVAYVMPTFVSVYGETGKTLPWATQLLLQLVAHAEAWGLAATIILVGLILGIRTYYATSAGQLMIDRFILHLPLVGTIAVKHNTVQFTRTLGTILAGGTPLVDALQGARAAVSNRFVSSRLAGAVEEIREGTTLADALERCQVLPKLVIEMLSVGEETGSLEAMLKDVAEFYEADMDTQLSQLTTWMEPALLLVMGVLVGGIVIVMYLPVFQMAGTVGG, encoded by the coding sequence ATGATCCAAGGCTCTTTGGAAGGAGAAGGGGAAGCGGCCGTTCGCGCGAAACTCGAATCGCAAGGACTGCTGGTTTTTTCCCTCAACCGACGTGGTGCGCACTCAATGCCAAGCCCACGATCTTGGTCATTCGGTGGGCTTCCTCTCGGGCAGTTCATGATTTTTAATCAGGAATTATTGGCGCTTATCAAGTCTGGGTTGCCGATCTTACGAGTCTGGGACTTGCTGATTGATCGCGCAGGGCATCCAGGGTTTCGGCAAGTGTTACGCGACGTAAAAGAAGACATCCGAAGTGGTGCCTCCGCATCGGAGGCGTTGGCAAAACATACCGCCTATTTTCCGGATCTGTATGTGGCGACCATCAAGGCTGGTGAGCAGTCGGGCAATCTTTCAGAGGTGCTGCAGCGGTATGTTGTGTATCTGAAGCTGATGATCGGGCTTCGTCAAAAAATGACGAAGGCGATTTCTTATCCGATTTTCCTTGTTGTAATCGGCGTGGCCGTGATCGGTTTCTTGGTGGCCTATGTCATGCCCACGTTTGTGTCTGTGTATGGAGAAACGGGGAAGACCTTACCATGGGCGACACAGCTGTTGTTGCAGCTGGTTGCACATGCAGAGGCATGGGGCTTGGCTGCGACGATCATCCTGGTTGGGTTAATACTCGGTATTCGTACCTATTATGCCACTTCCGCCGGGCAGCTGATGATTGACCGTTTCATACTGCATCTTCCACTGGTGGGAACAATAGCGGTTAAACATAACACCGTGCAGTTCACGAGAACATTGGGGACTATTCTTGCCGGAGGAACCCCACTTGTGGATGCCTTGCAGGGGGCACGGGCAGCTGTCTCAAATCGTTTTGTCTCCTCTCGTCTGGCTGGAGCCGTTGAGGAGATTCGGGAAGGAACAACCTTAGCAGATGCCTTGGAGCGCTGTCAGGTGCTGCCCAAGCTGGTGATTGAGATGCTGTCGGTCGGTGAGGAGACGGGGTCGCTCGAAGCGATGCTGAAGGATGTGGCGGAATTTTACGAAGCGGATATGGATACGCAACTCAGCCAGCTTACAACCTGGATGGAGCCAGCGTTGTTGCTTGTGATGGGAGTTCTGGTGGGCGGGATTGTGATCGTGATGTACCTTCCCGTTTTTCAAATGGCTGGAACAGTGGGCGGGTAG
- a CDS encoding LysM peptidoglycan-binding domain-containing protein, translated as MGIGLILLNLVACRSLGAPGLSDLQLTVDVLNVSLKDAQQAMAELRAEVEVRNQELAETQVMRAQLEGRVREAESRLSEARHVIALQREELAESRADRERIARTRAALQSQLKQLRKQLSRIEKQASGSISPAIMDFQEERLLRPVPAGMKEAVTFGDSLEDRRAFPPSDEVMSGVMSVDRGEGLAQSSILVTPSRVMIKSGDTLWSLAQRYRTSVHQLMAVNALSTDYIQAGQSLWLTESVVDGSELKQR; from the coding sequence TTGGGCATTGGGCTGATTCTACTTAATCTTGTAGCCTGTCGTTCTCTTGGTGCTCCAGGGCTGTCGGATCTTCAGCTCACGGTCGATGTGCTCAACGTATCGTTGAAAGATGCGCAGCAGGCAATGGCAGAATTGCGTGCAGAAGTCGAGGTGCGGAACCAGGAGTTGGCTGAGACGCAGGTGATGCGCGCGCAGCTCGAAGGGCGGGTTCGAGAAGCGGAGAGCCGGTTGAGCGAGGCTCGCCATGTGATTGCTTTGCAACGGGAAGAGCTAGCCGAATCCAGGGCTGATCGGGAGCGAATTGCCCGGACGAGAGCAGCACTTCAGAGTCAGCTCAAACAGCTGCGAAAACAACTATCAAGAATCGAGAAGCAGGCATCTGGAAGTATTTCTCCAGCCATCATGGATTTTCAGGAAGAGAGGCTGCTGAGGCCAGTGCCGGCAGGTATGAAAGAGGCTGTAACGTTTGGTGATTCGCTAGAAGATCGTCGAGCCTTTCCGCCATCGGATGAGGTGATGTCTGGGGTAATGTCGGTTGATCGAGGGGAGGGACTGGCTCAATCGTCGATACTCGTCACACCATCACGAGTCATGATCAAATCTGGAGATACGCTGTGGAGTCTTGCCCAACGATATCGTACCTCTGTGCATCAGCTCATGGCCGTCAACGCGCTCTCCACAGATTATATTCAAGCGGGGCAGAGTCTCTGGTTGACGGAGTCGGTGGTAGACGGATCAGAACTCAAACAACGGTAG
- a CDS encoding type II secretion system protein: protein MKGDGFTLVEILVAMTILAILASVAMPLSKVSTKRTQEIELRQQLRTIRSAIDSFKLEWNRDGDVLLGPACVKNRLVCKEVSGPYGYPKTVETLLGVKLTGEEATVRGTTMRRYLRSMPIDPLTGKADWLLRCYKDQPKPISWCGEDVYDVMTQSEAVAIDGSKYQDW, encoded by the coding sequence GTGAAAGGGGATGGGTTCACCCTGGTTGAGATCCTCGTTGCCATGACGATTCTTGCCATTCTGGCGTCAGTGGCGATGCCACTGAGTAAGGTCTCGACGAAACGGACACAGGAAATTGAATTGCGTCAACAGCTTCGAACAATTCGAAGCGCCATTGACTCATTTAAATTGGAATGGAACCGTGACGGGGACGTGTTACTGGGACCTGCCTGTGTGAAAAATAGGTTGGTATGTAAGGAAGTTTCTGGCCCGTACGGTTATCCCAAGACCGTTGAGACGTTGTTGGGAGTCAAACTGACCGGGGAAGAGGCCACCGTTAGGGGTACGACGATGAGACGCTACCTACGGAGCATGCCGATTGATCCACTGACTGGGAAGGCGGATTGGCTACTGCGGTGTTACAAGGATCAGCCCAAGCCAATCAGTTGGTGTGGTGAAGACGTCTATGATGTCATGACGCAAAGTGAGGCGGTCGCAATTGATGGCTCCAAATATCAGGATTGGTAG
- a CDS encoding secretin N-terminal domain-containing protein — MASHRKACRYRHLVGNVLGVGVLWITGCSFFVSPDIKRGDQHLASERWEEASLAYKQALKDEPFNVALQGKYALARERAAAGHAERGRILLKEKQVALALEEFERALAIEPSRAEYQAGFQDATRVKESRSQYREAERLAQLGRTEEALNRLSRAAELDPTYQEPLESISRLTEEQQARARAERSRQPVTLKFKNAGIREVLEGVAKTGGFTLVFDKDVRNDPISISIQETPFEDALQLILNSNSLFSRQVSPTVLVVSPDTRQKQEQYQDLMIRTFYLSTAKAKDMVLLLKSMLDSKRMHANEQLNAIVMRDQPEKLELAEKIILANDRSEPEVLFELEVLEVNRTKDQKYGLSYPKQAGAGLVAAGFAGPLAAEAVQMTYRQLADLGPSNYLFKLPTTVLLDFFKQQSDAKTLASPKVRVLNNKKAEINIGDKQPILLSTTNVLPGQATTGAVPTTSTVTSIEFRDTGVKLTVEPSIRLGNELSLKMKVEVIRVGEKEILQDAPRIQQFKFGNRSAETTLSMRDGETIVLGGLLQEEDKRTRVTIPWIGDLPLIGNMLSSFETKRVTTEVILTITPHIAQPTFPVGSHNQAFWSGTEFNYATRPVFSRTFPRPSTLTGGDAGKRIVRAEVMSKGNGEVNAGRSFAQLASPGPQLAIKPEDSIVQFGKEVTLSLIDGQVRPSDENVYRLEYDATILEFKRLDDAELNRSSDSLGAGGESAAGTIMFRLARPAGRAPGAVGVTFLAKAAGVSPVRVELLDSSSPAQALPGVVGAGVVRVR; from the coding sequence GTGGCTTCTCATCGGAAAGCGTGTCGCTATCGTCACCTCGTAGGCAATGTACTGGGCGTCGGCGTCTTGTGGATCACGGGCTGTTCGTTCTTTGTCTCGCCGGACATCAAGCGTGGAGATCAACACCTCGCATCAGAGCGATGGGAGGAGGCGAGTCTTGCCTACAAGCAAGCATTAAAAGACGAGCCATTTAATGTTGCGCTTCAAGGCAAGTATGCGCTGGCTCGCGAGCGTGCCGCAGCGGGGCACGCGGAGCGCGGGCGTATACTTCTCAAGGAGAAACAGGTTGCACTCGCGTTGGAGGAATTCGAGCGTGCCCTTGCGATCGAACCATCGCGAGCCGAATATCAGGCTGGATTTCAGGACGCGACTCGCGTGAAAGAGTCTCGGTCTCAGTATCGTGAAGCTGAACGATTGGCACAACTTGGACGAACTGAGGAAGCATTGAATAGACTTTCACGCGCTGCGGAGCTCGACCCCACATACCAAGAGCCGTTAGAGAGCATCAGTCGTCTTACCGAAGAGCAACAAGCTCGTGCGAGGGCTGAGCGTTCGAGACAACCCGTCACTCTGAAGTTCAAAAACGCCGGTATCAGGGAAGTCCTGGAGGGGGTGGCGAAGACGGGTGGATTCACCCTGGTTTTTGATAAGGATGTTCGGAACGACCCGATATCCATCTCTATTCAGGAGACACCGTTTGAAGATGCCTTACAGCTGATTCTTAATAGTAACAGCCTCTTTTCAAGACAGGTCTCGCCGACGGTCTTAGTCGTCAGTCCAGATACCAGGCAGAAACAAGAACAGTATCAGGATCTGATGATCAGAACATTCTATTTGTCCACGGCCAAGGCGAAGGATATGGTGCTGTTGCTCAAGAGCATGTTGGATTCAAAGCGGATGCATGCGAACGAACAGCTGAATGCCATCGTCATGCGTGATCAGCCAGAGAAATTGGAACTTGCCGAGAAGATTATTTTGGCCAACGACCGATCCGAACCAGAGGTGCTCTTTGAGTTGGAGGTGCTAGAGGTTAATCGGACAAAAGATCAGAAGTACGGCTTAAGTTACCCCAAACAAGCCGGGGCCGGGTTGGTGGCTGCTGGGTTTGCAGGACCATTGGCGGCTGAAGCCGTGCAGATGACGTATCGGCAACTGGCTGACCTCGGTCCCAGTAACTATCTTTTTAAGTTACCGACCACGGTGTTGCTGGATTTCTTTAAACAGCAATCCGATGCCAAGACGCTCGCGTCACCGAAGGTCCGCGTCCTGAATAATAAAAAAGCCGAGATCAATATCGGCGATAAGCAACCAATTCTTCTTTCAACCACCAATGTATTGCCCGGACAAGCCACGACCGGAGCAGTTCCGACGACATCGACCGTCACATCAATAGAGTTTCGAGATACAGGCGTAAAACTGACTGTTGAACCGTCGATCCGACTTGGAAATGAACTGTCGCTCAAGATGAAAGTCGAGGTTATTCGAGTTGGAGAGAAGGAGATCCTCCAAGATGCTCCCCGTATTCAGCAATTTAAGTTTGGTAACCGTTCAGCAGAAACGACGCTGAGTATGCGTGATGGGGAGACGATTGTTCTCGGTGGGCTCCTGCAAGAAGAGGACAAACGAACAAGGGTCACGATTCCATGGATCGGAGATTTGCCGCTGATTGGAAATATGTTGAGCTCATTTGAAACAAAACGTGTCACAACCGAAGTGATTCTCACCATTACTCCTCACATCGCGCAGCCGACCTTTCCTGTCGGGTCACACAATCAGGCCTTTTGGTCTGGTACGGAATTCAACTATGCGACCCGCCCGGTCTTTTCTCGCACGTTTCCAAGGCCATCGACGTTGACGGGAGGAGATGCTGGGAAACGTATTGTTCGGGCTGAGGTGATGAGTAAAGGGAATGGAGAGGTGAACGCGGGTCGATCGTTTGCCCAGTTAGCGAGCCCCGGTCCTCAGTTGGCTATCAAGCCGGAGGACTCGATCGTGCAATTTGGCAAGGAGGTCACACTTTCCCTCATTGACGGGCAAGTTCGTCCATCTGATGAAAACGTGTACAGGTTGGAATACGACGCCACTATTCTGGAATTTAAGCGATTGGACGATGCCGAGTTGAACAGAAGCAGTGACTCTCTTGGAGCGGGTGGGGAAAGTGCTGCAGGGACGATTATGTTCCGTTTGGCTCGTCCTGCGGGACGAGCGCCAGGGGCCGTGGGGGTCACCTTCCTCGCAAAGGCGGCAGGAGTCTCCCCGGTTCGTGTGGAACTGTTGGATTCCAGTAGTCCCGCGCAGGCATTACCTGGAGTCGTGGGGGCGGGTGTGGTGCGCGTCCGGTGA
- a CDS encoding GspE/PulE family protein, producing MLRSLARPSLAEVLVSQGVLTRHKVDEVFRRVKGVPAALGKALTDEGLLSEDQLAQALASQYGLTYDPLTNFRINPQYYESISIKWMQRAPFVPLNEQAGVLTIAVAEPHNLLGLDELELLVGKPLELVVSPRSAIMAALERSEGSSQVLREFEAEYRSVLVKEDERGEEILALDHAGEDQSPTVKLLDSILLNAMQRRASDIHIEAADRTTNVKLRVDGILVPAMEPLDIRLHAPLVSRLKVMSELDIAERRVPQDGSFRMRLDRKTVDFRVSILPSVFGESVVIRILDRDSIATGVSDLKLERLGFNPEDLKRFRKSITRPHGMVLVTGPTGSGKTTTLYAAISEMNTLEDKLITIEDPVEYQLSGVVQIPVNEKKGLTFARGLRSILRHDPDKIMVGEIRDAETAQIAIQSALTGHLVLTTVHANNVFDVIGRFASMGIDAYNFLAALNCVLAQRLVRILCPSCRTPGKAPQALIEESGLGYEQYKDTLFYEGPGCPQCHGTGYRGRKCITEFLDLTDEIKEMIHAERPLSEIRYRAVTGGMITLRQSALNKVLNGETSLREINRVTFSEEG from the coding sequence ATGTTGCGTAGCCTAGCGCGGCCCAGCTTGGCGGAGGTCTTGGTCAGTCAGGGTGTGCTGACAAGGCATAAGGTGGACGAGGTGTTCCGTCGTGTGAAGGGAGTGCCGGCTGCTTTAGGGAAGGCCTTGACCGATGAGGGACTTCTGTCGGAAGACCAGCTCGCTCAGGCGTTGGCCAGTCAATACGGGCTGACGTACGATCCATTGACGAACTTTCGGATCAATCCTCAGTACTATGAGTCTATCTCGATTAAATGGATGCAGCGCGCTCCTTTTGTGCCTCTGAACGAGCAGGCCGGGGTGTTGACGATTGCCGTTGCGGAACCCCACAACCTGCTGGGCCTGGACGAATTGGAACTGTTGGTTGGAAAACCGTTGGAGCTTGTTGTCAGTCCCAGAAGCGCCATCATGGCGGCACTGGAACGCAGTGAAGGGTCGAGCCAAGTACTCCGCGAGTTTGAAGCAGAATATCGATCAGTCTTGGTCAAAGAAGATGAGCGAGGGGAAGAGATACTTGCGCTGGATCATGCCGGAGAAGACCAGAGCCCGACGGTCAAACTGCTGGACTCAATCTTACTGAACGCCATGCAACGCCGAGCGAGCGATATCCACATCGAGGCGGCGGATCGTACGACCAACGTCAAATTGCGTGTCGATGGGATTCTTGTTCCAGCCATGGAGCCGTTGGACATTCGATTACACGCTCCCCTAGTGTCCCGCCTCAAAGTCATGTCTGAGCTCGACATTGCAGAGCGTCGCGTTCCTCAAGATGGAAGTTTCCGCATGAGACTGGATCGAAAAACGGTAGATTTCCGTGTGTCCATCTTGCCGAGCGTCTTTGGGGAGTCCGTGGTGATCAGAATCTTGGATCGAGATTCCATTGCGACCGGAGTCTCAGACTTGAAGCTTGAGCGTCTTGGTTTTAATCCGGAAGATCTGAAACGATTTCGAAAATCGATCACACGCCCGCATGGCATGGTGTTGGTGACCGGGCCGACCGGAAGTGGGAAGACGACGACATTGTACGCCGCCATCTCGGAAATGAACACGCTGGAAGACAAGCTGATCACGATCGAAGATCCAGTCGAATACCAGTTGTCGGGCGTGGTGCAGATTCCGGTGAATGAAAAGAAGGGGCTCACCTTTGCCCGAGGTCTTCGGTCTATTCTCCGTCATGATCCGGATAAGATTATGGTTGGCGAAATTCGTGATGCTGAGACCGCACAGATCGCTATTCAGTCTGCGCTAACAGGACATCTGGTCCTTACGACGGTTCATGCCAACAACGTCTTTGATGTCATTGGACGGTTCGCCTCGATGGGGATTGACGCCTATAATTTTCTGGCTGCGCTCAATTGCGTGTTGGCTCAACGACTGGTTCGAATCCTGTGCCCATCCTGTCGGACCCCGGGAAAAGCACCACAGGCTCTGATTGAAGAATCAGGGTTGGGCTATGAGCAGTACAAGGATACGTTATTTTACGAGGGGCCAGGCTGTCCGCAATGTCATGGAACTGGATATCGAGGGAGAAAGTGCATTACGGAATTTCTGGATTTGACAGATGAGATTAAGGAGATGATTCATGCGGAACGACCACTCTCCGAGATCAGGTATCGAGCCGTAACCGGTGGAATGATTACGCTTCGGCAGTCGGCTCTCAACAAGGTGTTGAACGGCGAGACATCACTTCGTGAGATCAATCGTGTCACGTTCAGCGAGGAAGGGTAG
- a CDS encoding PilN domain-containing protein, whose translation MAANSAWSKWPVEFLAQIQSGNRTGRQFQINLSSRYRAGMTTYRTWLISACIGLFLSIVWSLWQGVLLYEQSQIIEAELERVRQLDQTVMAEARREGIDLSEGALKRLSSEVDLANQLLEKRTFSWTTFLGELEQTIPPRLALTSIRLDQAGKTVQLTGMATDLEEITAFTVGLQNHATFKDPVLAQHRVGSGGLVEFDVTVRYRQTGA comes from the coding sequence ATGGCAGCGAATAGTGCGTGGAGCAAATGGCCCGTTGAATTCCTTGCTCAGATTCAATCAGGGAATCGTACCGGTCGGCAGTTCCAGATCAACTTATCCAGCCGGTATCGGGCGGGGATGACAACGTATCGGACATGGTTGATCAGCGCATGTATTGGACTGTTTTTGAGTATCGTCTGGAGCCTCTGGCAAGGAGTCTTGCTCTATGAGCAAAGTCAGATCATCGAGGCTGAACTGGAGCGAGTTCGCCAACTCGATCAGACGGTGATGGCTGAAGCCAGGAGGGAGGGGATTGATCTGTCCGAAGGTGCGTTGAAACGATTGTCCTCCGAAGTTGACCTGGCGAATCAGCTGCTTGAAAAGCGGACATTCTCTTGGACCACGTTTTTAGGGGAATTGGAGCAAACAATCCCTCCACGTCTTGCGCTCACGAGCATTCGCCTTGATCAGGCCGGCAAGACTGTTCAACTCACCGGAATGGCAACGGACTTAGAAGAGATCACGGCGTTTACGGTTGGGTTGCAAAATCATGCCACATTCAAGGATCCAGTCTTGGCTCAGCATCGAGTGGGATCTGGCGGGCTGGTTGAATTTGACGTGACCGTGCGGTATCGACAAACCGGAGCATGA
- a CDS encoding UDP-glucuronic acid decarboxylase family protein, whose translation MRILITGGAGFLGSHLAESLVGQGHQVISMDNLSTGKVENVAHLMGNELFSFVKYNVCDYIHVEGHLDAVMHFASPASPQDYLDMPIATMKVGGLGTHKALGLAKAKGARFLIASTSEVYGDPLVNPQPESYWGNVNPISPRGVYDEAKRFAEAMTMAYQRYHGLDTRIVRIFNTFGPRMRPNDGRVVSNFIVQAIQGKPLTVYGDGNQTRSFCYVDDLVRGIIALLLVDSDKTVEQRTDRKSFFIKQESNQVSSVHDPVNIGNPRELTVLQIAKEILKLTRSSSQITHHPLPADDPKVRRPDITRAKMFLKWEPQVELEDALVKTIQYFKKALAGC comes from the coding sequence ATGCGTATATTGATCACAGGCGGGGCAGGATTCTTGGGGAGCCATTTGGCCGAGTCGCTCGTTGGGCAAGGGCATCAGGTTATCAGTATGGACAATCTCAGCACCGGCAAAGTGGAGAACGTCGCCCATTTGATGGGGAATGAGCTGTTTTCGTTCGTGAAGTATAACGTCTGTGATTATATTCATGTCGAGGGCCATCTTGATGCGGTAATGCATTTTGCCTCGCCTGCGAGTCCTCAAGATTATCTCGACATGCCGATTGCGACGATGAAGGTCGGTGGATTGGGAACACATAAGGCCTTGGGGTTGGCGAAAGCAAAAGGGGCGCGCTTTCTTATCGCAAGCACATCGGAAGTCTATGGGGATCCTCTGGTCAACCCGCAACCCGAGTCCTACTGGGGGAACGTCAATCCCATTAGCCCCCGGGGCGTCTATGATGAAGCGAAGCGTTTCGCCGAGGCAATGACCATGGCGTATCAACGCTATCATGGTCTCGATACAAGGATCGTCCGTATTTTTAATACGTTCGGCCCAAGGATGAGACCGAACGATGGACGGGTGGTCTCGAATTTCATCGTGCAAGCTATTCAGGGGAAGCCGCTCACGGTGTATGGCGACGGCAATCAAACCAGAAGTTTTTGTTATGTCGATGACCTCGTGCGTGGGATCATTGCCCTGCTCCTTGTGGATTCCGACAAGACGGTCGAGCAGCGGACCGACCGAAAATCGTTTTTCATTAAGCAGGAGTCCAACCAAGTCAGCAGTGTTCATGACCCGGTCAATATCGGGAATCCTAGGGAACTGACGGTGCTGCAGATCGCCAAGGAAATTCTGAAACTTACTCGCTCGTCGAGTCAGATTACCCATCATCCCTTGCCGGCCGATGATCCGAAAGTGAGACGACCGGATATTACTCGGGCGAAGATGTTTCTGAAGTGGGAACCTCAGGTCGAGCTAGAGGATGCGTTAGTGAAAACCATCCAATACTTCAAAAAGGCTTTGGCAGGTTGCTGA
- a CDS encoding prepilin-type N-terminal cleavage/methylation domain-containing protein — MAPNIRIGRAGRWNAKGFTLVELMIVVSIIGILATIAAPSYQSSLVKARETVLRQDLFTMRDLLDHHRADQGKYPPSLEGLVATGYLRALPKDPFTNSSSSWQEMSDPAEGGIFDVYSGSDLVGTNGVPYNKW; from the coding sequence ATGGCTCCAAATATCAGGATTGGTAGAGCAGGCAGATGGAATGCAAAAGGATTCACGCTGGTCGAACTCATGATTGTCGTGTCCATCATCGGCATTCTCGCTACCATCGCGGCTCCGTCCTATCAGTCCTCGTTGGTCAAGGCGAGGGAAACGGTCTTGCGACAGGATCTATTCACGATGCGTGACCTGTTGGACCATCACCGTGCGGACCAGGGAAAGTATCCGCCATCATTGGAGGGCTTGGTGGCGACGGGGTATTTGCGGGCTCTTCCCAAAGATCCGTTCACGAATTCTTCGAGTTCTTGGCAGGAGATGAGCGATCCGGCCGAGGGTGGTATTTTTGATGTGTATTCAGGGTCGGATCTCGTTGGGACCAACGGGGTTCCCTATAACAAGTGGTAA
- a CDS encoding type IV pilus biogenesis protein PilM: MRGAFFSELPRRIAVLLPDTAVRTAVLYLDEIPIRREERDALIRWRLGQEQIFPLNSAKIVSQVFGGHGEGLERRYTVLAVAVQESILSQYESLCESVGLIPSEVGITSLRLFDLWKRMSRTAGWLRHDVLWITLADRSLTIMVFQRGQIVFYRCKLLGGDALEVLATADLQNRILDECRASLEVCQQQHPSVEIHDAVICGDGEMASLQAELQGQLQLAVQQFGWKSVEKLGWGAKGSQQGMAALAAIAGVS; the protein is encoded by the coding sequence ATGAGAGGAGCCTTTTTCTCAGAACTTCCTCGGCGCATTGCGGTCTTGCTTCCTGACACAGCGGTGCGAACAGCGGTTTTATACCTCGATGAGATTCCGATCAGACGTGAAGAGCGCGATGCGTTGATTCGGTGGCGATTGGGACAAGAGCAGATCTTCCCGCTGAATAGCGCGAAGATTGTGTCGCAGGTTTTTGGGGGTCATGGAGAAGGTCTGGAGCGTAGGTACACGGTCCTGGCGGTGGCCGTTCAAGAGTCGATTCTCAGTCAATACGAATCACTCTGTGAATCTGTTGGCTTAATTCCTTCCGAGGTGGGAATCACGAGCTTGCGGCTGTTTGACCTCTGGAAGAGAATGTCACGGACGGCGGGTTGGTTACGCCACGATGTCTTGTGGATCACGCTAGCCGACCGATCGCTGACGATCATGGTCTTTCAACGGGGGCAGATCGTGTTCTACCGTTGCAAGCTATTGGGGGGGGACGCTTTAGAGGTTCTGGCTACAGCCGATTTACAGAATAGAATTCTTGATGAGTGTCGTGCTTCCCTTGAGGTTTGTCAACAGCAGCATCCCTCCGTCGAGATACATGACGCGGTGATCTGTGGCGATGGGGAGATGGCCTCGTTGCAGGCGGAGCTTCAGGGGCAACTTCAGCTTGCTGTGCAACAATTCGGTTGGAAATCAGTCGAAAAGCTTGGATGGGGAGCGAAGGGGAGCCAGCAAGGCATGGCCGCACTAGCCGCAATAGCAGGGGTTTCATAG